The Thunnus maccoyii chromosome 9, fThuMac1.1, whole genome shotgun sequence genome includes a region encoding these proteins:
- the otos2 gene encoding otospiralin-like: MMIRQLLSVFILLSVLTLLVPAGAEEGGVDTDEGGRQKRNVPNWALTSSDFFGWVEELRKHAGYQHIDDLARTFWAHFPSADRLGYGTHEPEE, translated from the exons ATGATGATTCGTCAGCTGCTGAGTGTCTTCATCCTGCTGTCTGTCCTCACGCTGCTGGTGCCTGCAG gtgcAGAGGAGGGCGGGGTCGACACAGACGAAG GAGGAAGACAGAAGCGCAACGTCCCCAACTGGGCGCTGACCTCCTCCGACTTCTTCGGCTGGGTGGAGGAGCTGAGGAAACATGCCGGATACCAACACATCGACGATCTAGCTAGAACCTTCTGGGCTCACTTTCCCTCTGCAGACCGACTTGGGTACGGAACTCATGAACCTGAAGAGTAG